The window CACGCTGCGTTGTAAACCCGACGTCAGACGCTGGGGGCGATGCGGCGGTAGCGCGCCTCGATGAAGAGATAGAGGGCGTAGGCGACGAGCCCCGCGGCGGTGATGCCCAGGAGCACGACGCCGTGAGGCTGTCGGGCCAGGATGGCCAGGGCCTCGCCCAGCCCCTTGGCTTCGCCGGGATCGGCCTGCAGCGCGGCGCGGATGAAGAAGGCGCCAATGAGGAGGAACACGCCTCCGCGCGCGGCCAGCCCGAAGCGGCAGAGCTGCACGGCGGTATGCGCGCGGTTCGGCGCCAGGCGCTGAAGGTCCAGCTTGCGGCGGAAGTTCGCGGTGAATGCCTTGTGGAACTCCTTCACGGCGTAGCCGATGACGACCAGCCCCACGAGCGCCACCAGCACCTGTCCCAGGGGCTGCTCGAGCAGCCGCGCCGTCCAGCCTCGGGTGCTGGTGCCCTCGCGAGGGGCGCCGCCCAGGGCGCGCTGCGCGGCGGTGAGCGCGAGGCCGGCGTAGAGGGCGCCTCCCGCGAAGTAGGCCACCCGCTTCACCAGCGCCTTGCCGCGAGTGCCCACGTGCTCGGGATCCAGGAACGCCTGGACCCAGCGCCACACGACGAAGCCCACGAGGCCCACGGCGAGCAGCGCGAGCAGGAACCGGCCGAAGGGCTGGTGGGCCACGCTCTCCACGGCTCCGTGGCTGTCGGTGGTGCGCCCCCCTTGGCCTAAGGCCAGCCGCAGGGCCAGG is drawn from Hyalangium ruber and contains these coding sequences:
- a CDS encoding DUF1206 domain-containing protein — translated: MATVNVTRSPNWGRVPDEVRASARGGWVERCARLGYGAKGVVYAIIGTLALRLALGQGGRTTDSHGAVESVAHQPFGRFLLALLAVGLVGFVVWRWVQAFLDPEHVGTRGKALVKRVAYFAGGALYAGLALTAAQRALGGAPREGTSTRGWTARLLEQPLGQVLVALVGLVVIGYAVKEFHKAFTANFRRKLDLQRLAPNRAHTAVQLCRFGLAARGGVFLLIGAFFIRAALQADPGEAKGLGEALAILARQPHGVVLLGITAAGLVAYALYLFIEARYRRIAPSV